One stretch of Rhipicephalus sanguineus isolate Rsan-2018 chromosome 10, BIME_Rsan_1.4, whole genome shotgun sequence DNA includes these proteins:
- the LOC119406298 gene encoding TNF receptor-associated factor 6-like translates to MPDRGGIRGLHRLCDSVSGVNWRPTRFDDELTLSRYSCCVCRVIPSTTVVLPCSHALCELCVTGCVVQDGGSICPLDAQPFCEDECQKLKLPAKTKNNLKAHCWNDAHGCKFVGTIEAVLLHFDRECAFHAVQCPRCERRILRTDIAAHCVAGCPQSASCASSARPNRQDSRPTSCYESAILEKLSALQTQMSGLSRTWDSARLNVISGAVSAFESSCLRGLKGIESNIISTMTQQLTAGLEEVKILVRDPLSDQLSSVQSQVNELVEQSRQHDASEMQEVV, encoded by the exons ATGCCTGATCGCGGAGGGATTCGAGGTCTGCACCGACTGTGCGACTCGGTGAGCGGCGTCAACTGGCGGCCGACGCGGTTCGACGACGAGTTGACGTTGAGCCGTTACtcgtgctgcgtgtgtcgcgtcATTCCGAGCACGACGGTCGTGCTGCCCTGTTCGCACGCTCTGTGCGAGCTGTGTGTGACGGGGTGTGTCGTCCAAGATGGCGGAAGCATCTGTCCCCTGGACGCCCAGCCTTTCTGCGAAGACGAGTGCCAGAAGTTAAAGCTCCCTGCCAAGACGAAGAACAACCTCAAG GCTCATTGCTGGAATGATGCTCACGGCTGCAAGTTTGTAGGCACCATCGAGGCCGTACTGCTGCACTTCGACAGAGAATGCGCCTTCCACGCTGTCCAGTGTCCACGCTGCGAACGAAGAATACTGCGCACAGACATCGCAGCACACTGTGTTGCCGGGTGCCCACAGAGCGCTTCTTGTGCAAGCAGTGCTCGGCCGAACAGGCAAGATAGTCGACCCACAAGTTGTTACGAGAGTGCAATACTGGAAAAGTTATCCGCTCTTCAGACACAAATGAGCGGACTCTCCAGAACCTGGGACTCCGCGCGTTTGAATGTCATCAGTGGCGCAGTCAGTGCGTTTGAAAGTAGTTGCCTGCGTGGATTGAAAGGCATAGAGTCGAACATCATATCGACGATGACTCAACAACTGACAGCTGGCCTGGAAGAGGTGAAGATACTTGTCAGAGACCCCTTAAGCGATCAGCTGTCATCAGTTCAGAGCCAAGTGAACGAACTCGTTGAACAGTCAAGGCAACACGACGCCTCCGAAATGCAGGAAGTG GTCTGA
- the LOC119407305 gene encoding TNF receptor-associated factor 6 produces MPDRGSIRGLHRLCDSVSGVNWRPTRFDDELTLSRYSCCVCYVIPSTTVVLPCSHALCELCVTGCVVQDGGSVCPLDAQPFCEDECQKLKLPAKTKNNLKAHCWNDADGCEFVGTIEAVLLHFDRECAFHAVQCHGCERRILRTDIAAHYVAGCSQNASCASSAQPNRQDSPSTSCYESAILEKLSALQAQMNGFSRTSDSARLNCISRAVSAFESSCLRGMKGIESNIISTMTQQLNAGLQEVKMLVRDPLSDQLSSLQSQVNELVEQSRQHDTSEMQEVVGLVRDTQAQLKQDGPAQSQLMARMLRDTENKLKEDLSSKLQEFVHALKDSACETKEHVSKVEVNLSSKLTEQEQSLLRALESFKLNNESSERERPLATAALGKQEDIPSRMQESLIPLKLELFVDETVRTLEFLRQQIYRSANELWVSDVTNFDSYWCTTGASTSSDSPLNVTLGNASVLSADKKVSTVANIWYYRNMWTTIVFQAMQPSANFCIHMDCINTFGQSSSRITDVTVEAVPIRPNTSSLPFHRCSLWEPYLWSRKGTSHFRASFIYRKRKAR; encoded by the exons ATGCCGGATCGCGGAAGCATTCGAGGTCTGCACCGACTGTGCGACTCGGTGAGCGGCGTCAACTGGCGTCCGACGCGGTTCGACGACGAGTTGACGTTGAGCCGTTACTCGTGCTGCGTGTGTTATGTCATTCCCAGCACGACGGTCGTGCTGCCCTGTTCGCACGCTCTGTGCGAGCTGTGTGTGACGGGGTGTGTCGTCCAAGATGGCGGAAGCGTCTGTCCCCTGGACGCCCAGCCTTTCTGCGAAGACGAGTGCCAGAAGTTAAAGCTCCCTGCCAAGACAAAGAACAACCTCAAG GCTCATTGCTGGAATGATGCTGACGGCTGCGAGTTTGTAGGCACCATCGAGGCCGTACTGCTGCACTTCGACAGAGAATGCGCCTTCCACGCTGTCCAGTGTCACGGCTGCGAACGAAGAATACTGCGAACAGACATTGCGGCACACTATGTTGCCGGATGCTCACAGAACGCTTCTTGTGCAAGCAGTGCTCAGCCGAACAGGCAAGATAGTCCGTCTACCAGTTGTTACGAGAGTGCAATACTGGAAAAGTTGTCCGCTCTTCAGGCACAAATGAACGGATTCTCCCGAACCTCGGACTCCGCACGTTTGAATTGCATCAGCCGCGCAGTCAGTGCATTTGAAAGTAGTTGCCTGCGTGGAATGAAAGGCATAGAGTCGAACATCATTTCGACGATGACTCAACAACTGAACGCTGGCCTGCAAGAAGTGAAGATGCTTGTCAGAGATCCCTTAAGCGATCAGCTGTCATCACTTCAGAGCCAAGTGAACGAACTCGTTGAACAGTCTAGGCAGCACGACACCTCCGAAATGCAGGAAGTGGTAGGCCTGGTTAGAGACACGCAAGCTCAATTGAAGCAAGATGGGCCGGCCCAGTCGCAGCTAATGGCGCGCATGCTTAGAGACACCGAAAATAAATTGAAAGAAGATCTTTCATCCAAATTACAGGAATTTGTACATGCGCTAAAGGACTCCGCATGCGAGACAAAAGAGCATGTGAGCAAGGTAGAGGTTAATCTCTCTTCGAAGCTCACGGAGCAAGAGCAGTCTCTGCTGAGAGCGCTCGAATCCTTCAAGCTTAATAACGAATCTAGCGAAAGAGAGAGACCCCTTGCCACTGCTGCTCTGGGAAAGCAAGAAGATATCCCAAGCAGGATGCAAGAGAGTTTGATCCCGTTGAAGCTGGAACTGTTCGTCGACGAAACAGTGAGGACTCTGGAATTTCTGCGCCAGCAGATTTATAGAAGCGCAAATGAACTATGGGTTTCGGATGTTACCAACTTTGACTCATATTGGTGCACCACGGGCGCCAGTACTTCCTCAGATTCGCCTCTCAATGTGACCCTGGGAAATGCAAGTGTACTTAGCGCAGACAAAAAAGTGTCCACAGTCGCGAATATTTGGTACTACAGGAACATGTGGACTACAATTGTCTTTCAGGCAATGCAACCCTCAGCGAACTTTTGCATTCATATGGACTGCATTAATACTTTCGGACAATCCAGCTCTCGAATCACCGATGTCACCGTAGAGGCAGTACCAATACGTCCTAATACGTCGTCTCTTCCTTTTCACCGCTGTAGTCTATGGGAACCCTATCTCTGGTCCAGAAAGGGCACCTCACATTTTAGGGCGAGCTTCATTTATAGAAAAAGGAAAGCTCGCTGA